A part of Mycolicibacterium sp. TUM20985 genomic DNA contains:
- a CDS encoding N-acetylmuramoyl-L-alanine amidase, producing the protein MSSLRRGDRGVPVVEIRSALAALGLLDGPDDDLTTGKHVAFDAFDDDLDQAVRAFQQHRGLLVDGVVGEATYRALKEASYRLGARTLAHQFGAPMYGDDVATLQARLQDLGFYTDLVDGHFGLQTHNGLMSYQREYGLYPDGICGPETLRSLYFLGSRVTGGSLHAIREEELVRRSGPRLSGKRIIIDPGRGGDDHGPIMNGPNGPISEADILWDLASRLEGRMTAIGMETFLSRPVGRSLSDAERAETANTVGADLMISLRCASLPNSPANGVASFHFGNSHGSVSTIGRNLADFIQRELVARTGLRDCRTHGRTWDLLRLTRMPTVQVDVGYITNSHDRDLLLSPQARDSLSEGILAAVKRLYLLGKNDRPTGTFTFAELLAHERSVEQAGGRAVQG; encoded by the coding sequence ATGTCTAGTCTGCGCCGCGGCGACCGGGGAGTTCCGGTCGTCGAGATTCGGTCGGCGCTGGCGGCGCTGGGGTTGCTGGATGGCCCCGACGACGACCTGACCACGGGTAAGCACGTCGCCTTCGATGCTTTCGACGACGACCTCGACCAAGCCGTCCGCGCGTTTCAGCAACACCGCGGGCTGCTGGTCGACGGCGTCGTGGGTGAAGCCACCTATCGCGCGCTCAAGGAAGCCTCCTACCGGCTGGGCGCCCGGACGTTGGCCCACCAGTTCGGTGCGCCGATGTACGGCGACGACGTAGCGACCCTTCAGGCGCGCCTGCAGGACCTCGGCTTCTACACCGACCTGGTCGACGGACACTTCGGGTTGCAGACGCACAACGGCCTGATGTCCTATCAGCGGGAGTACGGTCTGTACCCGGACGGCATCTGCGGCCCAGAGACGTTGCGCTCCTTGTACTTTCTCGGTTCTCGGGTGACCGGTGGTTCACTGCACGCGATTCGCGAGGAGGAACTCGTTCGGCGTTCAGGCCCGCGCTTGTCCGGTAAGCGGATCATCATCGATCCCGGCCGTGGCGGCGACGACCACGGGCCGATCATGAACGGACCGAACGGACCCATCAGCGAAGCGGACATCCTCTGGGATCTGGCGAGTCGGCTCGAGGGCCGGATGACCGCCATCGGCATGGAGACGTTCTTGTCCCGGCCGGTGGGGCGCAGTCTGTCCGATGCCGAGCGCGCCGAGACGGCCAACACCGTCGGCGCCGACCTCATGATCAGCCTGCGATGTGCCTCCCTCCCGAACTCCCCCGCCAACGGCGTTGCGTCCTTCCACTTCGGCAACTCGCACGGTTCGGTGTCGACCATCGGACGCAACCTTGCCGACTTCATTCAGCGAGAGTTGGTGGCCAGGACCGGTTTACGGGACTGTCGCACCCACGGCCGCACCTGGGATCTGTTGCGCCTCACGCGAATGCCGACGGTGCAGGTCGACGTCGGCTACATCACCAACTCGCACGACCGCGACCTGCTGCTCTCACCGCAAGCCCGCGATTCCCTGTCCGAGGGCATCCTCGCGGCCGTGAAGCGGCTCTATCTGCTCGGTAAGAACGACCGTCCGACGGGGACGTTCACCTTCGCCGAACTACTCGCGCACGAACGGTCGGTCGAACAGGCCGGCGGACGCGCCGTCCAGGGCTGA